From Heliomicrobium modesticaldum Ice1, a single genomic window includes:
- a CDS encoding DUF1657 domain-containing protein, whose amino-acid sequence MTVSQQLKQTIAGLKSAVGSLEQFAIQTQDQNAKNLYTTASQQAQQIVNSLEPRVKEIEKEEPQYKGF is encoded by the coding sequence ATGACGGTATCGCAACAACTCAAACAGACTATCGCCGGGCTGAAAAGCGCTGTCGGCAGTCTGGAGCAGTTCGCCATTCAGACGCAGGATCAGAACGCTAAAAACCTCTATACCACTGCGTCCCAGCAGGCGCAGCAGATCGTCAATTCCCTCGAACCGAGGGTGAAAGAAATTGAAAAAGAAGAACCTCAGTACAAGGGTTTTTAG
- the spoVAD gene encoding stage V sporulation protein AD: MQQGHQSWRFDNKPVIVASAAVGGPFEARGPLSKDFDLLHGDLWLGQASFEKAERKLLEEACEVAIGKAGLEKKDIDFFLCGDLMNQITASSFAARTMAVPYLGLFGACATSMEGLALASLLVNSRAGRYVLCGTSSHNATAEKQFRYPTEYGGQKPPTAQWTVTGAGVAVVAPEGKGPRVTGATIGRIVDMGITDPFNMGAAMAPAAVDTITAHFRDFGIFHEEYDLIATGDLGKVGHHIAKDLFAKHGMALPEEKFVDCGLLIYDLDRQEEVIAGGSGCGCSATVTYGHLLNRMKQGELRKILIVATGALLSPITYQQNDSIPCIAHAVAIERG, from the coding sequence ATGCAGCAGGGACATCAGAGTTGGCGCTTCGACAACAAGCCCGTCATCGTAGCCAGCGCCGCTGTTGGCGGACCTTTTGAAGCCCGGGGGCCGCTGTCTAAGGATTTTGACCTGCTCCATGGCGATCTCTGGCTGGGACAGGCCAGTTTTGAAAAAGCCGAGCGCAAGCTCCTGGAAGAAGCCTGCGAGGTAGCCATCGGCAAAGCGGGGTTAGAGAAAAAAGACATCGACTTTTTTCTCTGCGGCGATCTGATGAACCAGATCACGGCCAGCAGCTTTGCCGCCCGTACCATGGCCGTGCCTTACCTGGGGCTCTTCGGCGCCTGCGCCACTTCCATGGAGGGTTTGGCCTTGGCCTCGTTGCTCGTCAACAGCCGCGCCGGGCGCTACGTCCTCTGCGGCACCTCCAGCCACAATGCGACGGCAGAAAAGCAGTTCCGCTACCCTACCGAGTACGGCGGTCAGAAACCGCCGACAGCCCAATGGACCGTCACTGGCGCCGGTGTGGCGGTCGTCGCGCCGGAAGGGAAGGGGCCTCGCGTGACGGGGGCTACGATTGGGCGCATCGTCGATATGGGCATCACCGACCCCTTCAACATGGGGGCGGCCATGGCGCCGGCGGCGGTGGACACGATCACGGCCCACTTCCGGGACTTTGGCATCTTCCATGAGGAGTACGATCTGATCGCCACGGGCGACCTGGGCAAGGTGGGCCACCACATCGCCAAGGATCTTTTCGCCAAGCACGGTATGGCTCTCCCGGAAGAGAAGTTTGTCGACTGCGGCCTTCTCATCTACGACCTGGACCGGCAGGAAGAGGTGATCGCCGGCGGGAGCGGCTGCGGTTGCTCGGCTACCGTCACCTATGGGCACCTTCTGAATCGGATGAAGCAGGGTGAGCTGCGCAAGATCCTGATCGTTGCCACCGGTGCCTTGCTGTCGCCGATCACCTACCAGCAGAACGACTCCATTCCCTGTATCGCCCATGCCGTGGCGATTGAGCGGGGGTAA
- the spoVAC gene encoding stage V sporulation protein AC: MSNKKKKNLTPIQQEYHDFSKLREPKRPVLKNCLWAFFVGGSICLLGQVIQNFFLWHFNFNEKTAGNPTVAIMILLAVLLTSLGVYDHIAQRAGAGTAVPVTGFANAMASAAIEHRTEGYVLGVGGKMFKLAGPVIVFGVVAAFVVALIRTLLGMAGIG, from the coding sequence TTGTCCAACAAAAAAAAGAAGAACCTGACGCCAATCCAGCAGGAGTACCATGATTTTTCCAAGCTTCGGGAGCCGAAACGGCCTGTGTTGAAGAACTGCCTCTGGGCTTTTTTCGTCGGCGGGTCGATCTGCCTGCTTGGCCAAGTCATCCAAAACTTTTTCCTCTGGCACTTCAACTTCAACGAGAAGACAGCCGGCAATCCGACGGTGGCGATCATGATCCTGCTTGCCGTCCTGCTCACGTCCCTCGGCGTCTACGATCACATCGCCCAACGCGCCGGCGCAGGGACGGCTGTGCCGGTGACCGGTTTCGCCAACGCGATGGCTTCGGCCGCCATCGAGCACCGGACCGAGGGGTATGTGCTGGGCGTGGGCGGCAAGATGTTCAAATTGGCCGGGCCGGTCATCGTCTTCGGTGTCGTCGCGGCCTTCGTGGTGGCGCTGATCAGGACGCTGCTCGGCATGGCTGGGATCGGGTAG
- the galE gene encoding UDP-glucose 4-epimerase GalE, with product MKYLVTGGAGYIGSHTALALLAAGAEVVILDNLTTGHLSLVPRGVPFYRGDVGDAGLLQEIFHQHRIDGVLHFAAKSLVGESMVAPGHYFLANTGQTTALLQAMAEAGVRRFVFSSTAAVYGEPDQVPIPEDHPVRPTNPYGLSKHLIEAMLPWFARVHGLKWIALRYFNVAGADPEGRSGEQHDPETHLIPNVLQVAQGKREYLSLFGDDYATPDGTCIRDYIHVSDLADAHVLALQALAAGHPSGFYNLGNGLGFSVLQVVERARQVTGHPIPLRIEPRRPGDPAVLVASNARAMAELGWRPRYADLSVIIETAWRWQSRK from the coding sequence ATGAAATACCTCGTTACAGGCGGCGCCGGCTATATCGGCAGTCATACCGCCCTGGCCTTGTTGGCGGCAGGGGCGGAGGTGGTCATCCTCGACAACCTGACAACAGGGCATCTATCGCTTGTCCCGAGAGGCGTCCCCTTCTACCGAGGCGATGTGGGCGACGCTGGATTGCTCCAAGAGATCTTCCATCAGCACCGTATCGACGGTGTCCTGCATTTTGCCGCCAAAAGCCTTGTCGGCGAATCCATGGTCGCTCCGGGACACTATTTTCTCGCCAATACGGGACAGACGACGGCGTTGCTTCAGGCCATGGCCGAAGCCGGCGTCAGGCGCTTTGTCTTCTCCTCCACCGCCGCCGTCTACGGCGAACCGGATCAGGTCCCTATCCCGGAGGACCACCCCGTTCGCCCGACCAACCCTTACGGTCTGTCGAAACACCTGATCGAAGCGATGCTCCCTTGGTTTGCGCGCGTCCATGGGCTGAAGTGGATAGCGCTCCGCTACTTCAACGTGGCCGGCGCCGATCCGGAAGGACGCAGCGGCGAACAGCACGACCCGGAGACTCACCTCATCCCCAACGTGCTCCAGGTGGCCCAGGGGAAGCGGGAATACCTCTCCCTTTTCGGCGACGACTATGCCACCCCGGACGGCACCTGCATCCGCGACTACATCCATGTGAGCGACCTGGCTGACGCCCATGTGCTGGCCCTGCAGGCGCTCGCCGCCGGGCACCCTTCCGGCTTCTACAACCTCGGCAACGGCCTGGGTTTTTCCGTCTTGCAGGTCGTCGAAAGAGCCCGCCAGGTGACGGGCCATCCCATCCCGCTGCGCATCGAGCCGCGCCGTCCCGGCGACCCCGCCGTCCTCGTCGCTTCCAACGCGCGAGCCATGGCTGAACTGGGCTGGCGACCCCGCTATGCCGATCTGTCGGTCATCATCGAGACGGCCTGGCGCTGGCAATCGCGGAAATAA
- a CDS encoding DUF1657 domain-containing protein, whose protein sequence is MTVSGQVKQTLASLKGARSTLESFAAVEENVEAKRAYTENLQRLDRVIDGIEKRLQVLEYEEPQYKGL, encoded by the coding sequence GTGACGGTAAGCGGGCAGGTCAAACAGACGCTGGCCAGCTTGAAAGGGGCGCGTTCCACGCTCGAAAGCTTCGCCGCCGTCGAGGAGAACGTCGAAGCCAAGCGGGCCTATACAGAGAACCTGCAACGGCTGGACCGGGTGATCGACGGGATAGAAAAGCGTTTGCAGGTGTTGGAGTATGAAGAACCTCAGTACAAGGGGCTTTAA
- the spoVAE gene encoding stage V sporulation protein AE — MEIYFWAFVVGGLICVIGQLLFDVAKLTPAHTMTLLVVSGAILDGLGLYEPLIDFAGAGATVPITSFGNALVHGAMAEAKSTGLIGILTGIFEVTSAGISAAIIFGFIASLIARPKG; from the coding sequence ATGGAAATCTACTTTTGGGCTTTCGTTGTCGGTGGGCTGATTTGCGTCATCGGGCAGCTGCTCTTCGATGTGGCCAAACTGACACCGGCCCATACGATGACCCTCCTCGTCGTCTCCGGCGCGATTTTGGACGGTCTGGGACTTTATGAACCGCTCATCGACTTCGCCGGCGCCGGGGCGACGGTCCCGATCACCAGCTTCGGCAACGCTTTGGTGCACGGGGCGATGGCGGAAGCGAAGTCGACAGGGCTGATCGGGATCCTGACGGGGATCTTTGAGGTGACCAGCGCCGGCATCTCGGCGGCCATCATCTTCGGTTTTATCGCCTCCTTGATCGCCAGGCCGAAGGGGTAG
- a CDS encoding exopolyphosphatase, whose product MRLLTRSDFDGLACAALLIELGLVDSFKFVHPKDMQDGLIEVNDNDIIANVPYVPGCGLWFDHHSSEEERGSLKAQYKGMSRPAPSCARVIYDYYGGREKFGPDFDALMAGVDKADSAQFTIDEILNPTGWVLLSFVMDPRTGLGRFRNFTISNYQLMEKLAHEIRHKPIEAIMDDPDVKERVTLYFEQAERFKEMVKAHSTVKQNVLITDLRGVDPIYSGNRFIPYALFPEVNISIWIVKGKLDNCVFTCGKSIFNKSSTVNIGSVMLKYGGGGHFNVGTCQVLHDEAEATLQALVAAFRDE is encoded by the coding sequence ATGCGACTGCTGACTCGTTCGGACTTTGACGGTTTGGCCTGCGCGGCGCTGCTGATTGAACTCGGTCTCGTCGATTCCTTCAAATTCGTCCATCCCAAGGACATGCAGGATGGGCTGATTGAGGTCAATGACAACGACATCATCGCCAACGTTCCCTATGTTCCCGGTTGCGGCCTCTGGTTTGACCACCACTCCTCCGAGGAGGAGCGGGGCAGCTTGAAGGCGCAGTACAAGGGGATGTCCCGGCCGGCGCCGTCCTGTGCCCGTGTCATCTATGATTACTACGGCGGGCGGGAAAAGTTCGGCCCCGATTTTGACGCCCTCATGGCGGGGGTGGACAAGGCCGATTCGGCCCAGTTCACCATCGATGAGATCTTGAACCCGACAGGCTGGGTGTTGCTCTCCTTTGTCATGGATCCCCGCACCGGCCTCGGCCGTTTCCGCAATTTCACCATCAGCAACTACCAGCTGATGGAGAAGTTGGCCCATGAGATCCGCCATAAGCCTATCGAGGCGATCATGGACGATCCCGATGTGAAAGAGCGGGTGACGCTCTACTTTGAACAGGCGGAACGGTTCAAAGAGATGGTCAAGGCGCACTCGACGGTTAAGCAGAATGTGCTGATCACGGACCTGCGCGGCGTCGATCCTATCTACTCGGGCAACCGCTTCATCCCCTACGCCCTGTTCCCGGAAGTCAACATCAGCATCTGGATCGTCAAGGGCAAGCTGGACAACTGCGTCTTCACCTGCGGCAAGTCCATCTTCAACAAGTCCTCCACTGTCAACATCGGCTCCGTCATGCTCAAGTACGGCGGCGGCGGTCACTTCAATGTGGGCACCTGCCAGGTGCTCCATGATGAGGCGGAAGCGACCTTGCAGGCGCTGGTGGCGGCGTTTCGGGACGAGTAA
- a CDS encoding YhcN/YlaJ family sporulation lipoprotein, with amino-acid sequence MQFVDKGRFSKSKRLGLSLMGQRRNRRQSRSIGRASLFAAFILALALLAGGCAAGKSAAKNSDLKELPSRMDPVLARDIKGVAKSVQGVDDATAFVIGNDIAVGAKVSGFDRLRLRSIRAAIDQKIRQSYKNYRIHVTTDKKLFKQIKQIEDQEKSPGDAPPEIERNFRKILLDNDVP; translated from the coding sequence ATGCAGTTCGTTGACAAAGGGCGATTTTCGAAGTCGAAACGGTTGGGACTGTCCCTGATGGGACAGAGAAGGAATCGTCGACAATCGCGATCCATCGGCAGAGCCTCCCTTTTCGCGGCCTTTATTTTGGCCCTCGCCCTGCTTGCTGGCGGCTGCGCCGCCGGCAAGTCCGCGGCGAAAAACAGTGATCTGAAAGAGCTGCCTTCCCGGATGGATCCGGTGCTGGCCCGGGACATCAAAGGCGTCGCCAAGTCGGTGCAAGGGGTCGACGATGCGACGGCCTTCGTCATCGGCAACGACATCGCCGTCGGCGCCAAGGTGAGCGGTTTTGACCGCCTGCGCCTGAGAAGCATCCGCGCGGCCATCGACCAGAAGATCCGCCAGTCTTACAAGAACTACCGGATCCATGTCACCACCGATAAAAAACTGTTCAAGCAGATCAAGCAGATCGAGGATCAAGAAAAATCTCCGGGGGACGCGCCGCCGGAGATCGAGAGGAACTTCCGCAAGATTTTGTTGGATAATGATGTGCCGTAA
- a CDS encoding DUF421 domain-containing protein produces MPEWTIAFIRATAVYLLVFAGARWLGKRQLAQLTLFDRITVVAIGVVAGALSLNLAGSLASALPPLVVWIGFPIALFYLSIKFKTVRDLVQGKETVLINHGKVLDDKLLEIPMSAEDLLSQLRRKKVFNFADVEFAMLEPDGELSVFLKKDKRPVTASTLELKVGHESVPQTVIMDGIMMDEPLTAMGLNRRWLHEELEKIGVAPENVFLAQVDSVGQLYVDLFDDAVHLPQPKTKELLFVNLKKAQADCELYALATKDPSAKQMYTEAAGLIAEMVVDLAPLLKR; encoded by the coding sequence ATGCCTGAATGGACCATCGCCTTTATCCGCGCTACAGCCGTCTACCTGCTCGTCTTTGCAGGCGCCCGGTGGCTCGGCAAGCGGCAACTGGCACAGTTGACCCTCTTCGACCGGATCACCGTCGTTGCGATCGGCGTCGTCGCCGGCGCCTTGTCTCTCAACCTGGCCGGCAGCCTGGCGAGCGCCCTCCCGCCACTCGTCGTCTGGATCGGTTTTCCCATCGCCCTTTTTTACCTGTCCATCAAATTCAAGACGGTGCGCGATCTGGTGCAGGGCAAGGAGACGGTGCTGATCAACCATGGGAAGGTCCTTGACGACAAGTTGCTCGAGATCCCCATGAGCGCCGAGGACCTCCTGAGCCAGTTGCGGCGAAAAAAGGTCTTCAACTTCGCCGACGTAGAGTTTGCCATGCTCGAACCGGATGGTGAGTTGAGCGTCTTTCTCAAGAAGGACAAGCGACCCGTCACGGCGTCGACATTGGAGTTGAAGGTGGGCCATGAGAGCGTCCCCCAGACGGTGATCATGGACGGCATCATGATGGATGAGCCGCTGACGGCCATGGGACTCAACCGACGCTGGCTCCATGAGGAGTTGGAGAAGATCGGCGTGGCGCCGGAGAATGTCTTCCTTGCCCAGGTCGATTCGGTGGGCCAGCTGTATGTGGACCTCTTTGATGATGCCGTCCATCTCCCTCAGCCAAAGACGAAGGAGCTGCTCTTCGTGAACCTGAAAAAGGCCCAGGCCGACTGTGAGCTCTACGCCCTGGCTACGAAGGACCCGTCGGCGAAGCAGATGTATACGGAGGCGGCGGGCCTTATCGCGGAGATGGTCGTCGATTTGGCGCCGCTGCTGAAGCGCTGA
- a CDS encoding AbrB/MazE/SpoVT family DNA-binding domain-containing protein has protein sequence MKSTGIVRKVDELGRVVIPIELRRTMGIDEKDPLEIYVDAEKIILKKYEPACIFCGSAIDVQNFRNKIVCKECAVSMAQNAAG, from the coding sequence ATGAAGTCAACTGGGATTGTACGCAAAGTAGACGAACTGGGCCGTGTTGTGATTCCGATTGAGCTGCGCCGGACAATGGGCATCGACGAAAAGGATCCCCTCGAGATCTACGTGGATGCCGAGAAGATCATCCTGAAGAAATATGAACCGGCCTGCATCTTCTGCGGAAGCGCCATCGATGTGCAGAACTTCCGCAACAAGATCGTCTGCAAGGAATGCGCCGTCTCCATGGCCCAGAACGCCGCCGGCTGA
- a CDS encoding zinc-ribbon domain containing protein produces MYQDKYLTCKECGSEFLFSASEQEFYAEKGFTNEPGRCASCRAARKAQRGGFSAEPRQERQMFPAVCASCGVETMVPFQPRGDKPVYCRDCFNNRRSSW; encoded by the coding sequence ATGTACCAAGACAAGTACCTCACCTGTAAAGAGTGCGGTAGCGAATTCCTGTTCTCGGCTTCCGAGCAAGAATTCTACGCCGAAAAAGGCTTCACCAACGAGCCTGGCCGTTGCGCCAGCTGCCGGGCTGCCCGCAAAGCCCAGCGTGGCGGCTTTTCCGCCGAACCCCGTCAAGAACGTCAGATGTTCCCCGCCGTCTGCGCCTCCTGCGGCGTCGAAACCATGGTTCCCTTCCAGCCCCGCGGCGACAAGCCCGTCTACTGCCGCGACTGCTTCAACAACCGTCGCAGCAGCTGGTAA
- a CDS encoding ni/fe-hydrogenase large subunit domain protein, which produces MGPLARMRINGFYNGGTSTMDRICARSLEAALVGTEIPRPEWTFTMLGRIIRAYAPCLACGTHMIDLKKDAPPSRLIE; this is translated from the coding sequence GTGGGGCCGCTGGCGCGGATGCGGATCAACGGCTTTTACAACGGGGGGACGTCGACGATGGACCGCATCTGCGCCAGGTCGCTGGAGGCGGCGCTTGTCGGCACGGAGATCCCACGGCCGGAGTGGACCTTCACCATGCTGGGGCGGATCATCCGCGCCTATGCTCCCTGTTTAGCCTGCGGCACTCATATGATTGATTTGAAAAAAGATGCTCCGCCTTCCCGTTTGATCGAATAG
- a CDS encoding glutamate synthase subunit beta, with product MGKPTGFLEYQRQLPADREPLERVKDWGEFHYHMSEEDLRTQAARCMDCGVPFCHTGMMIAGMVSGCPLHNLTPEWNDLVYRGLWKEAWRRLKKTSNFPEFTGRVCPSPCEGACTAGLATSPVTIKNIECHIIDKAFEEGWEVPTEPAKRTGKKVAVIGSGPSGLAAADQLNKAGHSVTVFERADRIGGLLMYGIPNMKLDKSIVQRRVDLMAASGITFITNCEVGKDYPADKLKEEFDAVVLCGGSTKPRDLPVEGRNLKGVHFAMEFLAANTKSLLDSNLTDGNFISAEGKDVIVIGGGDTGTDCVGTALRHRCNSVYQIEIMPQPPVERAADNPWPQFPRVLKIDYGQEEAAAIAGADPRHYLISTKKFVGDEKGHVKEVHTVQIEWVKDEQGRMTPKEIAGTEKVWPAQLVLLAMGFLGPEDQLLTQLGIERDPRSNVKADFGKFATNVPGIFAAGDMRRGQSLVVWAISEGRQAAREVDKYLMGTTNLT from the coding sequence ATGGGCAAACCGACAGGCTTTTTAGAATATCAGCGCCAGCTTCCCGCCGACCGGGAACCCCTCGAGCGCGTCAAAGACTGGGGCGAGTTCCATTACCACATGAGTGAGGAGGACCTGCGCACCCAGGCCGCCCGCTGCATGGACTGCGGCGTCCCCTTCTGCCACACCGGCATGATGATCGCCGGCATGGTGTCCGGCTGCCCCCTGCACAACCTGACCCCCGAGTGGAATGACCTCGTCTACAGGGGCCTCTGGAAGGAAGCCTGGCGGCGCTTGAAAAAGACGAGCAACTTCCCCGAGTTCACTGGCCGCGTCTGCCCCTCCCCCTGCGAGGGCGCCTGCACGGCCGGCCTCGCCACCTCCCCGGTGACGATCAAAAACATCGAGTGCCACATCATCGACAAGGCTTTCGAAGAAGGCTGGGAAGTTCCGACGGAACCGGCCAAGCGGACCGGCAAAAAAGTGGCTGTCATCGGATCGGGCCCCTCAGGCCTTGCTGCGGCTGATCAACTGAACAAAGCCGGCCACAGCGTCACTGTCTTCGAACGGGCGGATCGCATCGGCGGCCTGCTCATGTACGGCATCCCCAACATGAAGCTCGACAAGTCTATCGTCCAGCGCCGCGTCGACCTGATGGCCGCCTCGGGCATCACCTTTATCACCAACTGCGAAGTCGGCAAAGACTACCCCGCCGACAAGCTGAAAGAAGAGTTTGACGCCGTCGTCCTCTGCGGCGGTTCCACGAAACCGCGCGACCTTCCCGTGGAAGGCCGCAACTTAAAGGGCGTCCACTTCGCTATGGAGTTTTTGGCGGCCAACACGAAGAGCCTTCTCGATTCTAACCTGACCGACGGCAATTTCATCTCCGCCGAAGGCAAGGACGTCATCGTCATCGGCGGCGGCGACACGGGCACCGACTGTGTCGGAACGGCCCTCCGCCACAGGTGCAACTCCGTCTACCAGATAGAGATCATGCCCCAGCCACCCGTCGAACGAGCTGCCGACAACCCCTGGCCCCAGTTCCCCCGGGTGCTGAAGATCGACTACGGCCAGGAAGAGGCCGCCGCCATCGCCGGCGCCGATCCCCGCCATTACCTCATCTCGACGAAGAAGTTCGTCGGCGATGAGAAGGGCCACGTCAAAGAAGTCCACACCGTCCAGATCGAATGGGTGAAGGATGAACAGGGCCGCATGACCCCGAAAGAGATCGCCGGCACCGAGAAAGTCTGGCCGGCTCAACTGGTCTTGCTGGCCATGGGCTTCCTCGGCCCTGAAGACCAACTGCTCACCCAACTGGGCATCGAGCGCGACCCCCGCTCCAATGTCAAAGCCGACTTCGGCAAATTCGCCACCAACGTCCCCGGCATCTTCGCCGCCGGCGACATGCGTCGCGGCCAGTCCCTCGTCGTCTGGGCCATCAGCGAAGGCCGCCAGGCAGCGCGGGAAGTGGACAAGTATCTGATGGGGACGACGAATCTGACGTAA
- a CDS encoding 4Fe-4S binding protein, translating to MNNKVSQFYRIEKHCIRCGFCLDICSWDALDAPGKGRAFTIEEDLCPGCGICVDCCPVGAIQKVGAGEDDAAADR from the coding sequence ATGAACAACAAGGTCTCCCAATTTTACCGCATCGAAAAGCACTGTATCCGCTGCGGCTTTTGTCTCGATATCTGCTCTTGGGACGCCCTGGACGCACCGGGAAAAGGGAGAGCCTTTACGATCGAGGAGGATCTCTGCCCGGGCTGCGGGATCTGCGTCGATTGCTGCCCTGTCGGCGCGATTCAGAAGGTCGGCGCCGGCGAAGACGACGCAGCTGCAGACCGGTGA